From Apium graveolens cultivar Ventura chromosome 9, ASM990537v1, whole genome shotgun sequence, the proteins below share one genomic window:
- the LOC141683625 gene encoding secreted RxLR effector protein 161-like: MEFARSREGIFVNQRKYILDLLKETGLLGCKAAETPVETNIKLTPAKPEDIINREQYQHLVGRLIYLSHTRPDIAFAVSMVSQFMHSPGQEHFTAAYRILRYLKGTPGKGLMFKRRGNLQIEVYTDADWAGSADARSTSGYCTFIGGNLVTWRSKKQSVVARSSAEAELRSLANGICEAIWIKRLLYELRISISIPIKIYCDNKAAY; this comes from the coding sequence ATGGAGTTTGCAAGGTCGAGGGAAGGCATCTTTGTCAATCAAAGAAAATACAttcttgatttactcaaggagACAGGACTACTAGGTTGCAAAGCTGCTGAGACTCCAGTTGAAACTAATATAAAACTTACACCTGCTAAGCCTGAAGATATAATCAACAGAGAACAATATCAGCATCTTGTAGGCAGGCTTATCTATCTATCACATACTCGTCCTGATATAGCTTTTGCTGTGAGTATGGTGAGTCAATTTATGCACTCACCTGGACAAGAACACTTCACCGCAGCCTACCGAATATTAAGATACTTGAAGGGAACGCCTGGAAAAGGTCTTATGTTTAAAAGGCGTGGTAATTTACAGATTGAGGTATACACTGATGCTGATTGGGCAGGAAGTGCCGATGCACGGTCAACATCAGGGTACTGCACCTTTATTGGAGGAAATCTTGTCACCTGGAGAAGCAAAAAACAAAGTGTTGTAGCTCGAAGTAGTGCCGAGGCTGAATTAAGATCTCTTGCAAATGGAATTTGTGAAGCAATATGGATAAAAAGGTTACTGTATGAGTTGAGAATTTCCATTTCAATTCCTATAAAAATCTACTGTGATAATAAAGCTGCTTATTAA
- the LOC141684493 gene encoding auxin-induced protein 6B-like, with product MAIRMPLINQAKQILRRSSLTARHTSSTMSDVPKGYFAVYVGEQEKKRFVIPLSFLNKSSFQNLLSQAEEEYGFHHPNGGLTIPCREDIFLDLTSRLGEL from the coding sequence ATGGCTATCCGTATGCCTCTTATTAACCAAGCTAAACAAATTCTTCGAAGATCTTCCTTAACTGCCAGGCACACAAGTTCTACAATGTCAGATGTACCAAAGGGTTATTTTGCAGTCTATGTTGGAGAACAAGAAAAGAAGCGATTCGTGATCCCTTTATCATTCTTAAATAAatcttcttttcagaacttgTTGAGTCAAGCAGAGGAAGAATATGGCTTTCATCATCCAAATGGTGGACTTACAATACCATGCAGAGAGGATATTTTTCTTGATCTGACGTCTCGCTTGGGGGAATTATGA
- the LOC141683627 gene encoding uncharacterized protein LOC141683627, translated as MYIRGRGKIGYLTGDKKEPDAKDATYSTWDAENSMVMTWLVNSMEDDISSNHMCYHTAKELWDNVNQMYSDLENQSQVYELTLKLGEIRQGEDNVTKYFNSLKRLWQDLDLYNNYEWKSPEYCNHYKKTVEDNRIFKFLIGLNVEFDEGRITARKVVA; from the coding sequence ATGTACATCCGTGGCAGGGGTAAAATTGGTTACTTGACAGGGGATAAGAAAGAGCCTGATGCAAAAGATGCCACCTATTCAACGTGGGATGCAGAGAATTCTATGGTTATGACTTGGCTGGTGAATTCAATGGAGGATGATATAAGTTCCAACCATATGTGCTACCACACAGCAAAGGAGCTTTGGGATAACGTCAATCAGATGTACTCTGATTTAGAAAATCAGTCTCAAGTGTATGAGCTGACTTTGAAGCTTGGAGAAATCCGCCAAGGTGAGGATAATGTTACTAAGTATTTTAATTCCTTAAAACGTCTTTGGCAAGATTTAGATCTATACAATAATTATGAGTGGAAATCTCCAGAGTATTGTAATCACTATAAGAAAACGGTGGAGGATAATCGTATTTTTAAATTTCTCATTGGTCTTAATGTTGAGTTTGATGAAGGCAGGATAACTGCTAGGAAAGTCGTCGCCTAG
- the LOC141683630 gene encoding secreted RxLR effector protein 161-like, which translates to MEFARSREGIFVNQRKYILDLLKETGLLGCKAAETPVETNIKLTPAKPEDIINREQYQRLVGRLIYLSHTRPDIAFAVSMVNQFMHSPGQEHFTAAYRILRYLKGTPGKGLMFKRRGNLQIEVYTDADWAGSADARSTSGYCTFIGGNLVTWRSKKQSVVARSSAEAELRSLANGICEAIWIKRNLKISAAVAILILGMKILTAEEKAFFIARIFVFEERFPCGDDRFTDV; encoded by the exons ATGGAGTTTGCAAGGTCGAGGGAAGGCATCTTTGTCAATCAAAGAAAATACAttcttgatttactcaaggagACAGGACTACTAGGTTGCAAAGCTGCTGAGACTCCAGTTGAAACTAATATAAAACTTACACCTGCTAAGCCTGAAGATATAATCAACAGAGAACAATATCAGCGTCTTGTAGGCAGGCTTATCTATCTATCACATACTCGTCCTGATATAGCTTTTGCTGTGAGTATGGTGAATCAATTTATGCACTCACCTGGACAAGAACACTTCACCGCAGCCTACCGAATATTAAGATACTTGAAGGGAACGCCTGGAAAAGGTCTTATGTTTAAAAGGCGTGGTAATTTACAGATTGAGGTATACACTGATGCTGATTGGGCAGGAAGTGCCGATGCACGGTCAACATCAGGGTACTGCACCTTTATTGGAGGAAATCTTGTCACCTGGAGAAGCAAAAAACAAAGTGTTGTAGCTCGAAGTAGTGCCGAGGCTGAATTAAGATCTCTTGCAAATGGAATTTGTGAAGCAATATGGATAAAAAG AAATCTGAAAATCTCTGCTGCAGTAGCCATTTTGATCTTAGGCATGAAAATTCTTACTGCAGAAGAAAAGGCCTTCTTTATTGCAAGGATTTTCGTATTTGAAGAGAGATTTCCATGCGGGGATGATCGTTTCACTGATGTGTAA
- the LOC141683491 gene encoding auxin-induced protein 10A5-like: MYAMYYCLSLTPQVRYLHHSCSCRNVINLQSASIYTLAIHLILIKTTKLNYLRFLQLSGPQEIIISYSFFRSMAIRMPLINQAKQILRRSSLTARYTSSTMSDVPKGYFAVYVGEQEKKRFVIPLSFLNKSSFQNLLSQAEEEYGFHHPNGGLTIPCREDIFLDLTSRLGGL, encoded by the coding sequence ATGTATGCCATGTACTATTGTTTATCACTAACCCCACAAGTAAGGTACTTGCACCACTCATGTTCTTGTCGAAATGTAATCAACTTACAAAGTGCATCTATATATACACTTGCAATTCATCTGATACTCATCAAAACTACTAAGCTCAACTATCTGAGATTTCTTCAATTATCAGGTCCTCAAGAGATCATAATTTCATATTCATTCTTCAGATCTATGGCTATCCGTATGCCTCTTATTAACCAAGCTAAACAAATTCTACGAAGATCTTCCTTAACTGCCAGGTACACAAGTTCTACAATGTCAGATGTACCAAAGGGTTATTTTGCAGTCTATGTTGGAGAACAAGAAAAGAAGCGATTCGTGAtcccattatcattcttaaataAATCTTCTTTTCAGAACTTATTGAGTCAAGCAGAGGAAGAATATGGCTTTCATCATCCAAATGGTGGACTTACAATACCATGCAGAGAGGATATTTTTCTTGATCTCACTTCTCGCTTAGGGGGGTTATGA
- the LOC141683493 gene encoding auxin-induced protein 6B-like: MFIIKTIYTLAIHLILIKTTKLNYLRFLQSSSPQEIIISYSFFRSMAIRMPLINQAKQILRRSSLTASHTSSTMSDVPKGYFAVYVGEQEKKRFVIPLSFLNKSSFQNLLSQAEEEYGFHHPNDGLTIPCREDIFLDLTSRLGGL, translated from the coding sequence ATGTTCATTATCAAAACTATATATACACTTGCAATTCATCTGATACTCATCAAAACTACTAAGCTCAACTATCTGAGATTTCTTCAATCATCAAGTCCTCAAGAGATCATTATTTCATATTCATTCTTCAGATCTATGGCTATCCGTATGCCTCTTATTAACCAAGCTAAACAAATTCTTCGAAGATCGTCCTTAACTGCCAGTCACACAAGTTCTACAATGTCAGATGTGCCAAAGGGTTATTTTGCAGTCTATGTTGGAGAACAAGAAAAGAAGCGATTCGTGAtcccattatcattcttaaataaatcttcttttcagaacttgTTGAGTCAAGCAGAGGAAGAATATGGCTTTCATCATCCAAATGATGGACTTACAATACCATGCAGAGAGGATATTTTTCTTGATCTCACTTCTCGTTTAGGGGGATTATGA
- the LOC141683492 gene encoding uncharacterized protein LOC141683492, with protein sequence MCAMYYSLSLTPQVRYLHHSCSCRNLINLQSASIYTLAIHLILIKTTKLNYLRFLQLSSPQEIIISYSFFRSMAIRMPLINQAKQILRRSSFTARHTSSTMSDVPKGYFAVYVGEQERKRFVIPLSFLNKSSFQNLLSQAEEEYGFHHPNGGLTIPCREDIFLDLTSRLGGF encoded by the coding sequence ATGTGTGCCATGTACTATAGTTTATCACTAACCCCACAAGTAAGGTACTTGCACCACTCATGTTCTTGTCGAAATTTAATCAACTTACAAAGTGCATCTATATATACACTTGCAATTCATCTGATACTCATCAAAACTACTAAGCTCAACTATCTGAGATTTCTTCAATTATCAAGTCCTCAAGAGATCATTATTTCATATTCATTCTTCAGATCTATGGCTATCCGTATGCCTCTTATTAACCAAGCTAAACAAATTCTTCGACGGTCTTCCTTCACTGCCAGGCACACAAGTTCTACAATGTCAGATGTACCAAAGGGTTATTTTGCAGTCTATGTTGGAGAACAAGAAAGGAAGCGATTTGTGATCCCCTTATCATTCTTAAATAAatcttcttttcagaacttgTTGAGTCAAGCAGAAGAAGAATACGGATTTCATCATCCAAATGGCGGACTTACAATACCATGCAGAGAGGATATTTTTCTTGATCTCACTTCTCGCCTAGGGGGATTCTGA
- the LOC141683494 gene encoding auxin-induced protein 6B-like, producing MAIRMPLINQAKQILRRSSLTARYTSSTMSNVPKGYFSVYVGEQEKKRFVIPLSFLNKSSFQNLLSQAEEEYGFHHPNGGLTIPCREDIFLDLTSRLGGL from the coding sequence ATGGCTATCCGTATGCCTCTTATTAACCAAGCTAAACAAATTCTACGAAGATCTTCCTTAACTGCCAGGTACACAAGTTCTACAATGTCAAATGTACCAAAGGGTTATTTTTCAGTCTATGTTGGAGAACAAGAAAAGAAGCGATTCGTGAtcccattatcattcttaaataAATCTTCTTTTCAGAACTTATTGAGTCAAGCAGAGGAAGAATATGGCTTTCATCATCCAAATGGTGGACTTACAATACCATGCAGAGAGGATATTTTTCTTGATCTCACTTCTCGCTTAGGGGGGTTATGA
- the LOC141683631 gene encoding auxin-induced protein 6B-like produces MAIRMPLINQAKQILRRSSFSARHTDSKGSDVPKGYCAVYVGEQEKKRFVIPLSFLNISSFQNLLSQAEEEYGFHHPNGGLTIPCREDIFLDLTSRLGGL; encoded by the coding sequence ATGGCTATTCGTATGCCTCTTATTAATCAAGCTAAACAAATTCTTCGACGATCTTCCTTCAGTGCCAGGCACACAGATTCTAAAGGGTCAGATGTGCCAAAAGGTTATTGTGCAGTCTATGTTGGAGAACAAGAAAAAAAGCGATTTGTgattccattatcattcttaaacatttcttcttttcagaacttgTTAAGTCAAGCCGAGGAAGAATATGGTTTTCATCATCCAAATGGTGGACTTACAATACCATGCAGAGAGGATATATTCCTTGATCTCACTTCTCGTTTAGGGGGATTATGA
- the LOC141682510 gene encoding auxin-induced protein 6B-like has product MAIRMPLINQAKQILRRSSLTARHTSSTMSDVPKGYFAVYVGEQEKKRFVIPLSFLNKSSFQNLLSQAEEKYGFHHPNGGLTIPCREDIFLDLTSRLGGL; this is encoded by the coding sequence ATGGCTATCCGTATGCCTCTTATTAACCAAGCTAAACAAATTCTTCGAAGATCTTCCTTAACTGCCAGGCACACAAGTTCTACAATGTCAGATGTACCAAAGGGTTATTTTGCAGTCTATGTTGGAGAACAAGAAAAGAAGCGATTCGTGATCCCTTTATCATTCTTAAATAAatcttcttttcagaacttgTTGAGTCAAGCAGAGGAAAAATATGGCTTTCATCATCCAAATGGTGGGCTTACAATACCATGCAGAGAGGATATTTTTCTTGATCTCACTTCTCGCCTAGGGGGATTATGA